Proteins encoded together in one Peribacillus asahii window:
- a CDS encoding MFS transporter translates to MAESLVKEHVSSKEKIWTRDFILICLANFFVFLGFQMTLPTIPLFVESLGGNDRLIGVVVGIFTFSALLIRPFAGQLLETKGRRFVFLAGLTIFIFTIGVFGFTTSLILLFAIRVIQGIGWGYSTTASGTIATDLIPAKRRGEGMGYYGLSGNVALAIGPSLGLILVNMISFKELFLICGLLGVIAWISASTIRYKKAEPIAIAAKTTKWNLYEKSALQPSILIFFISVTFGGISTFLPLYADQRGVTGIQWYFFIFAAALMTTRIFAGQLYDKHGHKAIYIPSTILISIAMLLLAWMPNNTVLYIAAICYGLGFGALQPALQAWSVEKAAANRKGMANATYFSFFDLGIGFGAILFGQIGYFLDYRSIYITAALSVLLSIVIYIWLLIRNKQT, encoded by the coding sequence ATGGCTGAATCTTTGGTGAAAGAACACGTAAGTAGCAAGGAAAAAATCTGGACACGGGATTTTATTTTAATTTGCTTAGCTAACTTTTTTGTATTTCTCGGCTTTCAAATGACCTTACCGACTATTCCACTTTTCGTTGAAAGTCTTGGTGGAAATGATCGCCTCATTGGCGTAGTTGTCGGCATTTTCACTTTTTCCGCCCTGCTGATTCGACCGTTTGCTGGACAATTATTGGAAACAAAAGGTCGACGCTTTGTTTTTCTAGCTGGATTAACGATTTTCATCTTCACTATTGGCGTTTTTGGCTTTACCACAAGTTTGATCCTGCTCTTTGCTATACGTGTCATTCAAGGTATAGGCTGGGGATATTCGACAACAGCATCTGGCACCATCGCAACAGACCTTATTCCAGCCAAAAGACGCGGCGAAGGAATGGGGTATTACGGATTATCAGGAAATGTCGCACTTGCTATTGGTCCATCGCTTGGATTAATTTTGGTCAATATGATCTCGTTTAAAGAACTTTTTTTAATTTGTGGGCTTTTAGGTGTCATCGCCTGGATTTCCGCTTCGACCATTCGCTATAAAAAAGCCGAGCCTATTGCTATAGCAGCGAAAACAACGAAATGGAACTTATACGAAAAAAGCGCCCTTCAGCCGTCCATCCTCATCTTTTTCATTTCGGTCACGTTTGGAGGAATCTCAACATTTTTACCCCTTTATGCAGACCAACGCGGTGTGACAGGGATTCAATGGTATTTCTTTATCTTTGCCGCAGCTCTCATGACGACAAGAATTTTTGCCGGACAACTTTATGATAAACACGGACATAAAGCAATTTATATTCCATCTACGATCCTCATTAGCATCGCTATGCTGCTTTTAGCTTGGATGCCAAACAACACCGTATTGTATATCGCAGCCATCTGTTATGGACTAGGATTCGGTGCCTTGCAGCCTGCACTCCAAGCTTGGTCTGTCGAAAAAGCGGCCGCCAATCGCAAAGGAATGGCTAATGCAACGTACTTTTCCTTTTTCGATCTCGGGATTGGATTCGGTGCTATTCTATTTGGACAAATTGGATACTTTTTGGACTATCGAAGCATCTACATAACAGCTGCTTTATCCGTACTCCTATCTATTGTCATCTACATTTGGCTATTGATACGAAATAAGCAAACATAA
- a CDS encoding replication-associated recombination protein A: MPIQPLAFRMRPRTIDEIIGQQHLVGEGKIIQRMVKARQLSSMILYGPPGIGKTSIASAIAGSTKFAFRTLNAVTNNKKDIEIVVAEAKMSGKVILLLDEVHRLDKAKQDFLLPYLENGMITLIGATTSNPYHAINPAIRSRCQIFELHALEVAEIIQALQRALADDQRGLGTYQTNVTTEALAHFSTASNGDVRSALNALELAVISTEPDTANIVTIDVEIAEECMQKKSFSHDKDGDAHYDVISAFQKSIRGSDVHAALHYLGRLVEAGDLTSIARRLIVIAYEDIGLANPQAGPRALAAVEAAERLGFPEARIPLANSVIELCLSPKSNSAILAIDHALTDIRSGHSGDVPNHLKDAHYLGATELGRGIDYLYPHNYESGWVKQQYLPNKLLNKKYYIPKKSGKFEQALASVYEKIEKSSKR, from the coding sequence ATGCCGATTCAACCACTAGCCTTTCGTATGCGTCCGCGCACAATCGATGAAATTATCGGTCAACAGCATCTTGTGGGAGAAGGAAAAATCATTCAACGTATGGTTAAAGCGAGGCAGCTGTCTTCGATGATTTTATACGGTCCTCCAGGGATTGGTAAAACATCCATCGCAAGTGCCATTGCAGGAAGTACAAAATTCGCTTTCCGTACATTAAATGCCGTCACAAATAATAAAAAAGATATAGAAATTGTAGTCGCTGAGGCGAAAATGTCGGGCAAAGTCATTTTACTTCTTGATGAGGTACATCGTCTTGATAAAGCGAAACAGGATTTTTTGCTTCCTTATCTTGAAAATGGCATGATTACATTAATCGGAGCAACAACAAGTAATCCATATCATGCGATTAATCCCGCCATTCGCAGTCGTTGCCAAATATTCGAATTACATGCACTCGAAGTAGCAGAAATTATTCAAGCCCTGCAGCGCGCCTTGGCAGATGACCAACGCGGTCTGGGAACCTATCAAACAAACGTCACAACCGAGGCACTTGCTCATTTTTCCACCGCTTCAAACGGCGATGTTCGCAGCGCTTTAAATGCCTTAGAACTCGCTGTAATCTCAACTGAACCAGACACGGCTAATATTGTAACAATCGATGTGGAAATTGCTGAAGAATGCATGCAGAAAAAAAGCTTCTCTCATGACAAAGATGGCGATGCTCATTATGATGTCATTTCTGCATTCCAAAAATCGATTCGCGGCAGTGATGTTCATGCTGCGCTCCATTATCTTGGTCGTTTAGTAGAAGCAGGTGATCTGACAAGCATTGCCCGTCGCTTAATTGTCATCGCGTATGAAGATATCGGTCTTGCTAACCCTCAAGCTGGTCCACGCGCATTGGCTGCAGTAGAAGCAGCCGAAAGACTCGGTTTCCCTGAAGCTCGCATCCCACTTGCTAATTCTGTTATTGAACTATGCTTATCGCCAAAATCCAATTCAGCTATTTTAGCTATTGACCATGCTCTTACAGATATCCGTTCGGGACATAGCGGCGATGTGCCAAATCACTTGAAAGATGCACATTATCTAGGTGCCACAGAGCTCGGACGAGGCATTGATTATTTATATCCGCATAATTACGAAAGCGGATGGGTCAAACAGCAATATTTACCGAATAAATTACTCAACAAAAAATACTATATACCTAAAAAAAGCGGTAAATTCGAACAAGCTCTCGCCTCTGTGTACGAAAAAATCGAAAAAAGTTCAAAAAGATAA
- a CDS encoding tRNA threonylcarbamoyladenosine dehydratase, translating to MLHQFSRNELALGQEGLNLLKNSTVAVLGIGGVGSFAAEALARSGVGRLVLVDKDDVDITNVNRQIHALLSTVGQQKVELMRDRVKEINPDCEVIALKMFYTEETYEQFFSYGLDYVIDASDTIMYKIHLMKECLKRNIKMISSMGAANKMDPTRFQIADISKTHTDPLAKVIRTKLRKEGITKGIPVVFSDESPIVIREDVRKVVGNDEAKIRKAKMPPSSNAFVPSVAGLISASWVVRDIVRDIDIRRVSDEK from the coding sequence ATGTTGCACCAATTTTCGCGAAATGAATTAGCTTTAGGCCAGGAAGGCTTAAACTTATTAAAAAATTCAACGGTCGCTGTACTCGGTATTGGCGGAGTCGGCTCGTTTGCAGCAGAGGCCTTAGCACGTTCCGGTGTTGGACGTCTTGTTTTAGTCGATAAAGATGATGTAGATATTACAAATGTTAATCGACAAATTCATGCCCTGCTTTCAACAGTTGGACAGCAAAAGGTTGAATTGATGCGCGACCGCGTAAAAGAAATTAATCCAGACTGTGAAGTTATTGCTTTAAAAATGTTTTATACAGAAGAAACATATGAACAGTTTTTCAGCTATGGCTTAGATTATGTCATTGATGCGTCTGATACGATTATGTATAAAATACATTTGATGAAAGAATGTTTAAAGCGTAATATCAAGATGATTTCCAGCATGGGTGCTGCCAATAAAATGGATCCAACTCGTTTTCAAATTGCGGATATTTCTAAAACACATACCGATCCGCTGGCGAAAGTGATTCGTACCAAACTTCGTAAAGAAGGCATTACAAAAGGGATTCCTGTTGTCTTCTCTGATGAAAGTCCAATTGTCATTCGTGAAGATGTTCGAAAAGTGGTTGGTAACGATGAGGCAAAAATTCGTAAAGCGAAAATGCCGCCATCATCCAATGCATTTGTTCCTTCAGTGGCAGGATTAATTTCCGCAAGCTGGGTAGTTCGAGATATCGTTCGTGATATTGATATTCGCCGTGTAAGCGACGAGAAATAA
- a CDS encoding DUF2642 domain-containing protein: MNHFHHLIGKTINVEISGKIEIFGQLVDAGLDILVLYNGQYFYIPIVHIQRVKLDTQNILELAADFQPEQPITTNSESISFRKILTNAKGTFVQIYIEGNKTIHGYLTSIMNDYFVFYSPAYKVMFISMNHLKWLIPYSKNSAPYSLNNEFLPVNPTSIALARSFSEQCKKLENNMVILDGGDHPEKIGLLQKVQNQQLTLITAEEEIVYWNCQHLKTLHLP, encoded by the coding sequence ATGAATCATTTTCATCACCTAATCGGTAAAACAATAAATGTAGAGATATCAGGGAAAATAGAGATATTTGGGCAACTTGTCGATGCTGGATTAGATATTCTCGTTCTCTATAATGGACAATATTTCTATATCCCCATTGTTCATATTCAACGAGTCAAGCTAGACACTCAAAATATATTAGAATTAGCAGCGGACTTTCAGCCAGAACAGCCTATTACAACAAACTCAGAATCCATCTCCTTTCGAAAGATTCTCACTAATGCGAAAGGAACTTTTGTCCAAATCTATATTGAAGGAAATAAAACGATTCATGGCTATTTAACAAGCATTATGAATGATTACTTCGTCTTCTACTCTCCTGCCTATAAAGTCATGTTTATCTCCATGAATCACTTAAAGTGGTTAATTCCATATAGCAAAAATTCTGCCCCTTATTCATTAAATAATGAATTTCTCCCTGTTAACCCTACTTCAATTGCATTAGCTAGATCTTTTAGTGAACAGTGTAAAAAACTTGAAAATAATATGGTCATCTTAGATGGCGGTGATCATCCCGAGAAAATTGGTCTACTTCAAAAAGTACAAAATCAACAATTGACACTCATAACTGCGGAAGAGGAAATCGTCTATTGGAATTGTCAGCATCTCAAAACGCTTCATTTGCCATAA
- a CDS encoding S8 family serine peptidase, translating to MYKFVNRLLFFILVVSFLSILQSGSEVYAEETDIGQVIVKYKPDEEMVTLDVPAKKSTANFIAELEEQPNVEAVEPNYVITRSATASDPYYTRQWYHQVVGIEDAWDVTTGSSEVVVAILDDGLDINHQEFKNRIIAPYDVVLDSKLEITAGEHGTHIAGIIAGSINNDYGGAGIAPNVKIMPINVFDGENARHSDVITAIDYAIKQGADIINLSLGGTDPSALFNEAIQRAHKAGLLIIAASGNDGKNIYDYPASYDHVIGVSATDRSDKIARYSNYGSTIDLAAPGTSIYSTLPYNTYGYMTGTSMATPIVAGVAALVWSINPSLTNEQIEQQLYRTSFDLGVEGKDRYYGYGRIDAKKAVAVIPAVEQKQVILTIDEIVDSATIVKGRVSTSIVDGRVTIYTDQEILATANLVNQNTFAVKIPKQRAGTVLHIEIDQPNVEPVTLTVIDQTSPARPAVKGVGDDTTKVIGTAEAGSTVRVKSGIKQLGAAKANSAGKFTITMKTKQKVGTLLKITATDKAGNVSVAKTIKVIDQTPPVKPTVLIKATSKTITVTGKSEAYSTVYFRGKGKIIGTQQTNAKGSYMIKISRQKIAKILRIYAQDRANNQSERVTVTF from the coding sequence ATGTACAAATTTGTGAATCGTCTATTATTCTTCATCTTAGTTGTAAGTTTTCTATCCATTCTTCAGAGTGGGTCCGAGGTGTATGCAGAAGAAACGGACATTGGCCAAGTGATTGTAAAATATAAACCCGACGAAGAAATGGTCACGTTAGATGTTCCAGCTAAAAAGTCAACCGCGAACTTTATAGCTGAATTAGAAGAACAGCCGAATGTGGAGGCAGTAGAACCGAACTATGTAATCACCCGTTCTGCTACGGCTAGTGATCCGTATTATACAAGGCAGTGGTATCATCAAGTAGTTGGAATAGAAGATGCTTGGGACGTTACGACAGGATCTAGTGAGGTTGTCGTTGCTATTCTTGATGATGGTCTCGATATCAATCATCAAGAATTTAAGAATCGAATTATCGCTCCTTATGACGTTGTATTAGATAGCAAATTAGAAATTACAGCAGGGGAGCACGGCACTCATATTGCAGGAATTATTGCGGGTTCTATAAACAATGACTATGGTGGGGCAGGGATTGCGCCTAATGTCAAAATTATGCCGATTAATGTTTTTGATGGAGAAAATGCGAGGCATTCCGATGTAATAACAGCGATTGATTACGCAATTAAGCAAGGAGCAGATATTATTAATTTAAGCTTGGGCGGGACAGATCCTTCTGCTTTATTTAATGAGGCTATTCAAAGGGCTCATAAGGCGGGTTTACTTATTATTGCTGCATCAGGAAATGATGGAAAAAACATATATGATTATCCAGCTTCTTATGACCATGTGATTGGGGTAAGTGCAACAGATAGGAGCGATAAAATTGCACGTTATTCCAATTATGGGTCTACGATTGATCTTGCTGCTCCAGGTACTAGTATTTATTCCACGTTACCTTATAATACATATGGTTATATGACAGGTACTTCTATGGCAACACCTATCGTTGCAGGTGTTGCAGCTCTTGTCTGGTCGATTAATCCGAGCTTAACGAATGAACAAATTGAACAACAATTATATAGAACGTCTTTCGATTTAGGGGTGGAAGGAAAAGATCGATATTACGGATATGGGCGCATTGATGCGAAGAAAGCGGTAGCAGTTATTCCGGCTGTAGAGCAGAAACAAGTGATTTTAACGATCGATGAAATTGTCGATTCCGCTACCATTGTAAAAGGAAGAGTATCGACGAGTATTGTAGATGGAAGGGTGACGATTTATACGGATCAAGAGATTCTAGCGACTGCTAATCTAGTTAATCAGAATACTTTTGCTGTTAAGATTCCGAAGCAACGAGCTGGCACCGTTCTCCATATTGAAATAGATCAACCGAATGTAGAACCGGTTACTTTGACGGTCATTGATCAAACATCGCCGGCTCGTCCTGCAGTAAAGGGTGTAGGGGACGATACAACCAAGGTCATAGGTACAGCAGAAGCAGGCTCGACCGTTCGTGTTAAATCTGGTATAAAACAACTCGGTGCAGCAAAGGCGAATAGTGCGGGGAAGTTTACGATCACTATGAAGACAAAACAAAAAGTAGGAACGTTACTCAAAATAACAGCTACAGATAAAGCGGGAAATGTGAGCGTTGCTAAAACAATCAAAGTGATCGACCAAACACCGCCAGTTAAGCCAACGGTCTTGATTAAAGCAACAAGCAAAACAATAACGGTAACCGGAAAATCTGAAGCGTATTCAACGGTCTACTTTCGAGGAAAGGGAAAAATAATCGGTACGCAACAAACCAATGCTAAAGGCAGCTACATGATCAAAATCAGCAGACAAAAAATTGCTAAAATCTTACGTATTTATGCTCAGGATCGAGCTAACAACCAAAGTGAACGTGTCACAGTGACTTTTTAA
- a CDS encoding ABC transporter ATP-binding protein: protein MTMNKPLLKVDAVGIQFGGLKAVSNVNVELYPGELIGLIGPNGAGKTTFFNLLTGVYVPTEGSISLEGQNLRKLPPYKINQKGISRTFQNIRLFGDLSVIDNVKVAYHSLAKHSMISSILRLPAHFKGEQEMDERALEFLKIFNLDHYQHELAKNLPYGQQRRLEIARALAANPKLLLLDEPAAGMNPQETHELMNLIAFIREKFNLTVLLIEHDMSLVMGVCERIYVLDHGQLIAEGKPGEIRNNPKVIEAYLGEEVVS from the coding sequence ATGACAATGAACAAACCATTGCTTAAAGTTGATGCTGTCGGGATTCAGTTTGGCGGGTTAAAGGCTGTGTCCAACGTGAATGTTGAACTCTACCCAGGCGAATTAATTGGATTAATTGGACCAAATGGAGCGGGAAAAACGACGTTCTTCAACTTATTGACAGGAGTGTATGTACCAACAGAAGGAAGTATTTCATTAGAGGGACAGAACTTAAGAAAACTGCCGCCATATAAAATTAACCAAAAAGGAATCAGTCGTACGTTCCAAAATATTCGTTTATTCGGCGACTTGTCTGTTATTGATAATGTAAAAGTAGCCTATCATTCGCTAGCGAAACACAGTATGATAAGCTCTATTTTACGCCTCCCAGCTCATTTTAAAGGTGAGCAAGAAATGGATGAAAGAGCGCTTGAATTTTTAAAAATCTTTAATTTAGATCATTATCAACATGAATTAGCCAAAAACTTGCCTTATGGTCAACAACGGCGCTTAGAGATTGCCCGTGCGTTAGCAGCTAATCCTAAATTGCTTCTTCTTGATGAACCGGCAGCTGGAATGAACCCGCAGGAAACACATGAATTGATGAACTTAATTGCCTTTATCCGCGAAAAATTTAATTTGACCGTCCTTTTAATCGAACATGATATGTCACTTGTAATGGGGGTATGTGAACGAATTTATGTATTGGATCACGGCCAGCTCATTGCTGAAGGAAAGCCCGGAGAGATTCGTAACAACCCAAAAGTGATTGAAGCGTATTTGGGTGAGGAGGTTGTGTCATAA
- a CDS encoding branched-chain amino acid ABC transporter permease, producing the protein MTILKRAKGFWLSILLSCIFFTIIQTMISGGLLNPFYQNTIMLIGINIILAASLHLIIGITGQFSIGHAGFLAVGAYASAIMTMKLEMPFFVSLLVGGLMAALAGLIIGIPSLRLKGDYLAIATLGFGEIVRIVLLNIDYVGGASGMQVSHLTTWPWVFASVLLTILIIRNFTSSTHGRACISIREDETAADSMGINTTYYKVVAFAIGAFLAGVAGGLYAHNFYIILPSNFGFLKSFDILIFVVLGGLGSLSGAVLAAILLTVVTTFLQDYPETRMIIYSLVLIIMMIYRPQGLLGTKEFTSFFKRKGGHKHDNEQTIA; encoded by the coding sequence ATGACGATTTTGAAGCGAGCAAAAGGCTTTTGGCTCTCTATTTTGCTATCATGTATCTTCTTTACCATTATTCAAACGATGATTAGCGGTGGACTATTAAATCCCTTTTATCAAAATACAATCATGTTAATTGGTATTAATATTATCTTAGCGGCAAGTCTTCATTTAATTATTGGGATTACAGGTCAATTTTCAATTGGTCATGCTGGATTTTTGGCGGTAGGTGCTTATGCATCCGCTATTATGACTATGAAGCTTGAAATGCCGTTTTTTGTATCCTTACTAGTTGGAGGGCTAATGGCCGCTCTTGCGGGATTAATTATCGGAATCCCAAGTTTACGCCTAAAAGGAGATTATTTAGCGATTGCAACACTTGGATTCGGAGAGATTGTTCGAATTGTTCTGCTGAATATTGATTATGTTGGTGGAGCGAGCGGCATGCAAGTTTCCCATTTGACGACGTGGCCATGGGTATTTGCCTCCGTTCTTTTGACCATTTTAATTATTCGTAACTTTACGAGCTCTACGCATGGCCGCGCCTGTATTTCGATTCGTGAAGATGAAACAGCAGCGGATTCTATGGGGATTAATACAACGTACTATAAAGTAGTTGCTTTTGCGATTGGTGCTTTTTTAGCCGGGGTTGCTGGAGGCTTGTATGCACATAATTTTTATATTATTTTGCCTTCGAACTTTGGTTTCTTGAAATCGTTTGATATTTTAATTTTTGTTGTACTAGGAGGTCTAGGCAGCTTATCTGGTGCTGTATTAGCGGCTATTTTGTTAACGGTTGTGACGACTTTCCTACAAGATTACCCGGAAACACGAATGATTATTTATAGTCTTGTCTTAATTATTATGATGATTTATCGTCCGCAGGGATTATTAGGTACGAAAGAGTTTACAAGCTTCTTTAAGCGTAAAGGAGGCCACAAGCATGACAATGAACAAACCATTGCTTAA
- a CDS encoding ABC transporter ATP-binding protein — translation MLKIEDINVYYGNIQALRGVSMDINKGEIVTLIGANGAGKSTLLKTISGLLKPKQGKILFEGESIGGKAAQSIVKLGISHVPEGRRVFANMTVEENLELGAFLRKDKAGIKQDLEKVYTLFPRLLERVKQQSGTLSGGEQQMLAMGRALMARPRLLLLDEPSMGLAPLLVKQIFNIVEEINKGGTTILLVEQNANLALSIADRAYVVETGSIVLSGEAEELTASEEIKKAYLGGH, via the coding sequence ATGTTGAAAATTGAAGATATCAATGTGTATTATGGGAACATTCAAGCACTACGCGGAGTTTCAATGGACATTAACAAAGGAGAAATTGTTACCTTAATTGGTGCTAATGGAGCAGGGAAAAGTACGTTATTAAAGACGATTTCGGGCTTACTGAAGCCGAAACAAGGGAAGATTTTATTTGAGGGAGAATCGATTGGTGGAAAAGCGGCGCAATCAATTGTGAAATTAGGCATCTCGCATGTTCCGGAAGGTCGAAGAGTATTTGCGAATATGACTGTAGAAGAAAATCTGGAATTAGGTGCTTTTTTACGAAAAGATAAAGCGGGGATTAAGCAAGATTTAGAGAAAGTGTATACGCTTTTTCCAAGATTGTTAGAGCGAGTTAAACAGCAGTCGGGAACATTATCGGGCGGCGAACAGCAAATGCTTGCGATGGGGCGGGCATTAATGGCTAGGCCCAGACTATTACTTCTTGATGAGCCTTCGATGGGGTTAGCTCCCCTATTAGTAAAACAAATTTTTAATATTGTAGAAGAAATTAATAAAGGAGGAACAACGATTTTACTCGTTGAACAAAATGCTAATCTAGCTTTATCGATTGCGGACCGAGCATACGTTGTAGAAACAGGAAGCATTGTGTTATCGGGAGAAGCGGAAGAGTTAACAGCTAGTGAGGAAATTAAAAAAGCTTATCTCGGTGGGCACTAA
- a CDS encoding arsenic transporter encodes MLDFTSLLTVLAFLFTIVFVMWRPKGVNEAIPATIGAVLILMTGSVSISDLWQITETIGGAAITIIATIVMALVLESFGFFKWTAELLAHQAKGSGIRLFWYVNLLCFLMTLFVNNDGSILITTPILILLLNNLGVKHHQKIPYLLSGALIATASSAPIGVSNIVNLIALKIVDMDLYMQTAMMFVPATVGLLFLVLLLFLIFYNKLPKVIPTKVTGMVTGSYHPLKNSTSLLTKQNTRFMLKILLFVLIVRISLFLASYYGIPVSVMAVLGSVVLLGWRWFYLKVSPIDVLKRTPWYILVFAFSMYVVIYGLHNIGLTTLLIKIMDPIVSGSLLHASVMMGGLLSILSNIFNNHPALMVGTLTLMNMNLDPLTLKVSYLANVIGSDMGSLLLPMGTLATIMWMHIVKSSGIKITWRQYMKVTFIVIPPATLLTLVLLYYWVSWLF; translated from the coding sequence GTGCTTGACTTTACAAGCTTATTAACCGTTTTAGCCTTTTTATTTACAATCGTGTTTGTAATGTGGCGGCCAAAAGGGGTAAATGAAGCTATTCCAGCGACGATTGGCGCTGTTCTCATTTTGATGACAGGCAGTGTTTCTATTTCAGACCTATGGCAAATTACCGAAACCATTGGCGGTGCAGCCATCACTATTATAGCAACAATTGTAATGGCGCTAGTTTTAGAGAGTTTTGGTTTTTTTAAATGGACAGCTGAATTATTAGCCCATCAAGCAAAAGGTTCTGGGATTCGCTTATTCTGGTATGTAAACCTCTTATGCTTTCTCATGACGCTATTCGTGAATAATGATGGTAGTATTCTCATTACAACCCCGATTCTCATTCTCCTACTCAATAATTTAGGTGTGAAGCATCATCAGAAAATTCCGTACTTGTTATCTGGTGCCCTCATTGCAACTGCCTCAAGTGCTCCAATTGGTGTCAGTAATATCGTCAATTTAATCGCGCTCAAGATTGTTGACATGGATTTGTACATGCAGACCGCCATGATGTTTGTACCTGCGACAGTCGGTTTATTATTCCTTGTTCTGCTTCTATTTCTAATTTTTTACAATAAACTACCGAAAGTGATTCCTACGAAAGTGACAGGCATGGTAACTGGTTCATATCATCCTCTTAAAAATTCAACCTCCTTATTAACGAAGCAAAATACTCGCTTTATGCTTAAAATTCTTCTATTTGTATTAATCGTTCGTATCAGCTTATTTCTAGCCTCTTACTACGGCATTCCTGTCTCCGTTATGGCGGTACTCGGCTCTGTTGTCCTACTCGGATGGCGTTGGTTTTATTTAAAAGTATCGCCAATTGATGTGCTAAAAAGAACACCTTGGTATATTCTTGTCTTTGCCTTTAGTATGTATGTCGTAATCTACGGGCTGCATAATATTGGCTTAACAACATTGTTGATTAAAATCATGGACCCAATCGTTTCTGGAAGCTTACTGCATGCAAGTGTCATGATGGGTGGATTACTATCCATTCTCTCCAATATTTTTAATAATCATCCAGCATTGATGGTCGGTACGTTAACTTTAATGAATATGAATCTTGACCCACTCACATTAAAAGTCTCCTATCTGGCAAACGTAATCGGTAGCGATATGGGATCACTGCTTCTCCCTATGGGAACATTAGCGACCATTATGTGGATGCACATTGTCAAAAGCAGCGGAATCAAGATTACGTGGAGACAGTATATGAAGGTAACCTTTATCGTCATTCCCCCTGCCACACTTTTAACTTTAGTTCTCTTATACTACTGGGTATCTTGGCTATTTTAA
- a CDS encoding ABC transporter substrate-binding protein: MKKKKLAGIFMSLSLAAGVLAGCSGSDEKASNSSTGKEETIKVGANLELSGGVASYGQSVLEGLELALEEINKEGIDGKKIELTTVDNKSEAAESTSAALKLTSQDKVAVIIGAATSGNTIAQVQIAQDSQTPVISPSGTSPDITFKDGKLNDFIFRTSFIDPFQGTVAANFATKEVKAKSAAVYIDSASDYSKGLAKAFIEQFKANGGKIVAEEAYVAKDTDFRATLTRIKSAKPDFVFLPGYYEEAGLIVKQAREAGLDVPFMGGDGWDSPKLVEIAGADALNNTFITNHYSSGDPDEKIQNFVKAFKAKYKDKSPDAFNALGYDTGYFLADAIKRAGSADSVKIKEALEATKDLELVSGTFTLDDKHNPIKSASILEFVNGEQQFKTKIDPE; the protein is encoded by the coding sequence ATGAAAAAGAAAAAGCTAGCGGGAATATTTATGTCCCTATCACTAGCGGCAGGGGTACTAGCTGGTTGTTCCGGCTCGGATGAAAAGGCAAGTAATTCTTCTACAGGTAAAGAAGAAACGATTAAAGTTGGAGCTAATCTTGAGCTATCCGGCGGTGTTGCTTCATATGGGCAATCGGTTTTAGAAGGGCTTGAACTGGCACTGGAGGAAATTAATAAGGAAGGCATTGATGGCAAGAAAATTGAGCTTACGACCGTTGATAATAAATCGGAAGCCGCTGAATCGACAAGCGCAGCATTAAAGCTTACCTCACAAGATAAGGTAGCGGTCATTATTGGAGCGGCGACAAGCGGGAATACGATTGCACAGGTGCAAATTGCACAAGATAGTCAAACACCGGTTATCTCACCAAGCGGGACAAGCCCAGATATTACATTTAAAGATGGAAAATTAAATGATTTCATTTTTAGAACAAGCTTTATTGATCCGTTCCAAGGAACAGTAGCCGCAAACTTTGCAACGAAAGAAGTAAAGGCGAAGAGTGCAGCAGTTTATATTGATAGTGCAAGCGATTACTCCAAAGGCTTAGCAAAAGCGTTTATTGAGCAATTTAAAGCAAACGGTGGCAAAATTGTAGCTGAAGAAGCGTATGTTGCAAAAGATACAGATTTCCGTGCAACACTAACGCGAATTAAATCAGCGAAACCAGACTTTGTTTTCCTTCCTGGTTATTACGAAGAGGCTGGCCTAATTGTAAAACAAGCTCGTGAAGCCGGATTAGACGTACCGTTTATGGGTGGAGACGGCTGGGATTCTCCTAAGCTTGTTGAAATTGCCGGTGCAGACGCTTTAAATAACACCTTTATTACAAATCATTATTCCTCAGGTGATCCCGATGAGAAAATTCAGAATTTTGTAAAAGCGTTTAAAGCAAAGTATAAAGATAAATCACCGGATGCGTTCAACGCTCTAGGCTATGACACGGGTTATTTCTTAGCGGATGCGATTAAGCGCGCTGGCTCAGCGGATTCTGTAAAAATTAAAGAAGCACTTGAAGCGACAAAAGATCTTGAACTAGTATCAGGTACATTTACATTAGACGATAAACATAATCCAATTAAATCCGCTTCTATTCTTGAATTTGTAAACGGAGAACAACAATTCAAGACAAAAATCGATCCTGAATAA